A region of Necator americanus strain Aroian chromosome I, whole genome shotgun sequence DNA encodes the following proteins:
- a CDS encoding hypothetical protein (NECATOR_CHRI.G3457.T2), whose protein sequence is MPWSGRSHTVEYFAILDAVKEDSEINTLVYETQMQPFSSCQSPLGPRLQKRAGSMDPSLLDDGTRFARNFDDMNVILHENDPVECRICTNFCQQVSSRSAPKMDQGQRVSQRSSVRGPPASQSTESKTSKEDPNKAGNPGGSSTDTISDYAIIALVAIQNACISIKNALYNVYLVLKFIFTKPDVAWDLVSTTFHLIKVARDAGLWSWSQLWDIFYAQTIAPMIQSQKAAEEAEQQKANS, encoded by the exons ATGCCCTGGTCAGGGCGCTCCCACACTGTCGAATACTTCGCCATTCTCGACGCTGTCAAAGAGGATTCGGAGATCAACACCCTTGTGTACGAGACTCAGATGCAGCCATTCAGCAGTTGTCAGTCGCCTCTGGGGCCTCGACTACAGAAACGTGCTGGCTCGATGGATCCCTCACTCCTTGACGATGGCACCAGGTTTGCCCGG AACTTTGATGATATGAATGTTATTCTGCATGAAAACGATCCAGTAGAGTGCCGCATTTGCACTAACTTCTGCCAACAG GTTTCATCGAGATCCGCTCCTAAGATGGATCAAGGACAACGCGTTTCACAACGATCCAGTGTCAGAGGTCCACCAGCGTCACAATCGACCGAGTCAAAAACTTCGAAAGAAGATCCTAATAAAGCTG GCAATCCTGGAGGCTCAAGTACTGATACGATCTCGGATTATGCTATTATTGCTCTCGTCGCGATACAAAATGCTTGCATT TCCATAAAAAATGCTCTTTATAATGTCTATCTCGTCCTCAAGTTTATATTTACGAAACCAGATGTTGCATGG GATCTTGTCTCTACTACTTTCCATCTAATCAAAGTAGCCCGAGATGCAGGACTATGGTCATGGAGTCAACTTTGGGAC attttctATGCTCAAACAATTGCTCCAATGATTCAATCGCAAAAAGCAGCAGAGGAAGCTGAACAACAAAAGGCAAACTCGTAA
- a CDS encoding hypothetical protein (NECATOR_CHRI.G3457.T3), producing the protein MPWSGRSHTVEYFAILDAVKEDSEINTLVYETQMQPFSSCQSPLGPRLQKRAGSMDPSLLDDGTSAAFALTSANRMSAAKVSSRSAPKMDQGQRVSQRSSVRGPPASQSTESKTSKEDPNKAGNPGGSSTDTISDYAIIALVAIQNACISIKNALYNVYLVLKFIFTKPDVAWDLVSTTFHLIKVARDAGLWSWSQLWDIFYAQTIAPMIQSQKAAEEAEQQKANS; encoded by the exons ATGCCCTGGTCAGGGCGCTCCCACACTGTCGAATACTTCGCCATTCTCGACGCTGTCAAAGAGGATTCGGAGATCAACACCCTTGTGTACGAGACTCAGATGCAGCCATTCAGCAGTTGTCAGTCGCCTCTGGGGCCTCGACTACAGAAACGTGCTGGCTCGATGGATCCCTCACTCCTTGACGATGGCACCAG TGCCGCATTTGCACTAACTTCTGCCAACAG AATGAGTGCTGCTAAGGTTTCATCGAGATCCGCTCCTAAGATGGATCAAGGACAACGCGTTTCACAACGATCCAGTGTCAGAGGTCCACCAGCGTCACAATCGACCGAGTCAAAAACTTCGAAAGAAGATCCTAATAAAGCTG GCAATCCTGGAGGCTCAAGTACTGATACGATCTCGGATTATGCTATTATTGCTCTCGTCGCGATACAAAATGCTTGCATT TCCATAAAAAATGCTCTTTATAATGTCTATCTCGTCCTCAAGTTTATATTTACGAAACCAGATGTTGCATGG GATCTTGTCTCTACTACTTTCCATCTAATCAAAGTAGCCCGAGATGCAGGACTATGGTCATGGAGTCAACTTTGGGAC attttctATGCTCAAACAATTGCTCCAATGATTCAATCGCAAAAAGCAGCAGAGGAAGCTGAACAACAAAAGGCAAACTCGTAA
- a CDS encoding hypothetical protein (NECATOR_CHRI.G3457.T1), with protein MEWRHRSKSSRPQHQQQIGRGHNYYQDCQARQVESMPWSGRSHTVEYFAILDAVKEDSEINTLVYETQMQPFSSCQSPLGPRLQKRAGSMDPSLLDDGTRDGYRMSAAKVSSRSAPKMDQGQRVSQRSSVRGPPASQSTESKTSKEDPNKAGNPGGSSTDTISDYAIIALVAIQNACISIKNALYNVYLVLKFIFTKPDVAWDLVSTTFHLIKVARDAGLWSWSQLWDIFYAQTIAPMIQSQKAAEEAEQQKANS; from the exons ATGGAGTGGCGGCATCGGAGCAAAAGTAGCAGACCGCAACATCAACAGCAGATTGGGCGAGGGCACAACTACTATCAGGACTGTCAAGCGCGTCAAGTCGAAAGCATGCCCTGGTCAGGGCGCTCCCACACTGTCGAATACTTCGCCATTCTCGACGCTGTCAAAGAGGATTCGGAGATCAACACCCTTGTGTACGAGACTCAGATGCAGCCATTCAGCAGTTGTCAGTCGCCTCTGGGGCCTCGACTACAGAAACGTGCTGGCTCGATGGATCCCTCACTCCTTGACGATGGCACCAG GGACGGTTACAGAATGAGTGCTGCTAAGGTTTCATCGAGATCCGCTCCTAAGATGGATCAAGGACAACGCGTTTCACAACGATCCAGTGTCAGAGGTCCACCAGCGTCACAATCGACCGAGTCAAAAACTTCGAAAGAAGATCCTAATAAAGCTG GCAATCCTGGAGGCTCAAGTACTGATACGATCTCGGATTATGCTATTATTGCTCTCGTCGCGATACAAAATGCTTGCATT TCCATAAAAAATGCTCTTTATAATGTCTATCTCGTCCTCAAGTTTATATTTACGAAACCAGATGTTGCATGG GATCTTGTCTCTACTACTTTCCATCTAATCAAAGTAGCCCGAGATGCAGGACTATGGTCATGGAGTCAACTTTGGGAC attttctATGCTCAAACAATTGCTCCAATGATTCAATCGCAAAAAGCAGCAGAGGAAGCTGAACAACAAAAGGCAAACTCGTAA